The Prevotella sp. oral taxon 299 str. F0039 genome has a segment encoding these proteins:
- a CDS encoding lipoprotein signal peptidase: MKNILKNVTGLRLVWFIVLAILIVDQIIKFEVKSTMSLGESIPITSWFKITFIENNGMAYGMTFINKIVLSIFRLIAITAIGSYVRKITKTTHRKGYVACLALVLSGAIGNMIDSMFYGLIFNASTPFNVSELVPFGTGYAGFLEGKVVDMFYFPLIVTTWPGWVPVWGGHEFIFFSPVFNFADAAISCGVVLLILFYRKEMESLSLNFFSKKSKEKEEN, from the coding sequence GTGAAAAATATTTTAAAGAATGTCACGGGTTTACGATTAGTATGGTTTATTGTTTTGGCCATACTAATCGTTGATCAAATTATAAAGTTTGAGGTTAAGTCTACGATGTCTTTAGGTGAATCAATACCCATTACATCGTGGTTTAAGATTACATTTATTGAAAATAACGGTATGGCTTATGGCATGACGTTTATCAATAAGATTGTACTTAGCATTTTTAGACTTATTGCCATCACCGCAATAGGATCTTATGTTCGTAAAATAACCAAAACAACTCATCGTAAAGGTTATGTTGCTTGTCTTGCATTAGTGCTATCAGGAGCAATAGGTAACATGATAGATTCGATGTTTTATGGTTTGATTTTTAATGCATCAACTCCCTTTAATGTATCAGAACTCGTTCCTTTTGGAACAGGCTATGCAGGTTTTCTAGAAGGAAAAGTTGTGGATATGTTCTATTTCCCTTTAATAGTGACCACTTGGCCAGGATGGGTTCCAGTGTGGGGAGGACATGAGTTTATATTCTTCTCTCCTGTTTTTAACTTTGCAGATGCTGCAATTAGCTGTGGAGTTGTTCTGCTCATTCTTTTTTATAGAAAAGAGATGGAAAGCTTAAGTCTTAATTTCTTCTCAAAGAAATCAAAAGAGAAAGAGGAAAATTAA
- a CDS encoding dipeptidase: MLKKLLLLSAFLGLVDMANACTNFIVGKKASADGSVICTYNADDYGLFINLCHYPAGIHPKGTMRKIFNWDTNKYQGVIPEASQTYNVIGNINEFQVSIAETTYGGREEMEDSTGILDYGSLIYLALQRSKTAREAINIMTTLAQTYGYNSGGETFTICDPNEAWIMEMMGKGSGSKGVVWVALRVPDDAICAHANQSRITKFNMTDKANVLYSKDVVSFARSKGWFTGKDKDFSWRDTYAKPTFGGRRFCDARVWSFFNHFANDFDKYLPWALGKDKDAEDMPLWIIPNKKVSVQDVMACMRDHYENTPLALDTSSVGSGVWEMPYRPTPLRFKVDGKNYFNERPVSTQQTAFSYVAQLRSWLPREIGGVLWFGNDDGNMVAYTPIYCGNITQPECYNTPGADAVTFSDKNAFWVCNWVSNMVYPRYNQMFSTLKEVRDSLENSYFVNQSFIEKQAVSLYNTDKAKALSLLNQYSNDRAQQMLHHWKDLAVRLIVKFNDMTVKPEKNGAFVRTPEGTGAAVKRPGFSNTFARKLIKETGGKYECPAEY; the protein is encoded by the coding sequence ATGTTGAAAAAATTATTACTATTATCAGCTTTCTTAGGGTTAGTAGATATGGCAAATGCCTGCACTAACTTTATTGTTGGAAAGAAAGCAAGTGCCGATGGCTCTGTTATTTGTACCTATAATGCCGATGATTATGGCTTGTTTATAAATTTATGTCATTATCCTGCAGGCATTCATCCTAAAGGAACCATGCGAAAAATATTCAACTGGGATACTAATAAATATCAAGGAGTAATTCCTGAGGCTTCTCAAACCTATAATGTTATTGGTAATATCAATGAGTTTCAAGTCTCTATTGCAGAAACAACTTATGGTGGTAGAGAAGAAATGGAAGACTCAACAGGTATCCTCGATTATGGTTCGCTTATCTATTTAGCTCTTCAACGTTCGAAAACTGCTCGTGAAGCAATTAATATAATGACCACTTTAGCACAAACTTATGGATACAATAGCGGTGGAGAAACCTTTACAATATGCGATCCAAACGAAGCTTGGATTATGGAAATGATGGGTAAAGGATCAGGGTCTAAAGGTGTCGTGTGGGTAGCTTTGCGTGTGCCCGATGATGCAATATGTGCTCATGCCAATCAAAGTAGAATAACAAAGTTCAATATGACTGATAAAGCTAATGTGCTTTATTCTAAGGACGTTGTTTCTTTTGCACGTTCAAAAGGTTGGTTTACTGGAAAAGATAAAGATTTTTCGTGGAGAGATACTTATGCAAAACCCACCTTTGGAGGTCGTCGTTTCTGTGATGCTCGTGTGTGGAGTTTCTTTAATCATTTTGCTAATGACTTTGATAAATATCTTCCTTGGGCTTTAGGAAAAGATAAAGATGCAGAAGATATGCCTCTATGGATTATTCCAAATAAAAAGGTTAGCGTGCAAGATGTTATGGCTTGTATGCGTGATCACTATGAAAACACACCACTTGCGCTAGATACTTCGAGTGTAGGATCAGGTGTTTGGGAAATGCCTTATCGTCCAACTCCTCTACGTTTCAAAGTAGATGGAAAGAATTATTTCAACGAACGTCCTGTATCTACTCAGCAAACAGCTTTCTCTTACGTTGCTCAATTGCGATCATGGTTGCCTAGAGAGATTGGCGGAGTGTTGTGGTTTGGTAATGATGATGGTAATATGGTCGCATATACTCCTATTTATTGTGGTAATATAACACAGCCTGAATGTTATAATACACCTGGAGCCGATGCTGTAACATTTTCAGATAAGAATGCCTTTTGGGTGTGTAACTGGGTTTCTAATATGGTTTATCCACGTTATAATCAGATGTTCTCAACCTTGAAAGAGGTGAGAGATAGTTTAGAGAATAGCTATTTTGTCAATCAGTCTTTTATCGAAAAGCAAGCAGTTTCATTATACAACACAGATAAAGCGAAGGCTCTTAGCTTGTTGAATCAATATAGTAATGATAGAGCACAACAGATGTTGCACCATTGGAAAGATCTTGCTGTTCGTCTAATTGTGAAGTTTAACGATATGACAGTTAAGCCCGAGAAGAACGGAGCATTTGTAAGAACACCAGAGGGGACAGGGGCAGCGGTTAAACGTCCAGGCTTTTCAAATACCTTTGCACGCAAACTTATAAAAGAAACAGGTGGCAAATATGAATGTCCAGCTGAATATTAA
- a CDS encoding biotin/lipoyl-containing protein, with the protein MKEYKYIIDGKEYKVAINEVVDNVANVTVNGDSFQVEMEKESEPEKKKVVLGKAENKAEESDSTTTSAANVNTDNAVKAPLPGVIRDIPVAVGDTVAVGDTVVVLEAMKMANNLEAEKAGKVTAILVKVGENVLEDTALVVIE; encoded by the coding sequence ATGAAAGAATATAAATATATCATAGACGGAAAAGAATATAAAGTTGCTATCAATGAAGTAGTAGACAATGTTGCCAATGTAACTGTAAATGGTGATTCTTTTCAAGTTGAAATGGAGAAAGAGTCTGAACCTGAAAAGAAAAAAGTAGTTCTTGGAAAAGCAGAAAACAAAGCTGAAGAGAGTGACTCAACCACAACTTCTGCTGCAAATGTAAATACAGACAACGCTGTTAAGGCTCCTCTTCCAGGTGTAATTCGTGACATTCCTGTTGCTGTTGGCGATACTGTTGCTGTTGGCGACACTGTTGTAGTGCTTGAAGCGATGAAGATGGCAAACAATCTTGAGGCTGAAAAGGCAGGTAAGGTTACTGCAATTTTAGTGAAGGTGGGTGAGAATGTTCTTGAAGATACAGCATTAGTTGTAATTGAATAA
- a CDS encoding DUF4296 domain-containing protein, with translation MSISLILFVTCKPGVPNRYIQPSELGDILYEYHLAEGITSLKNDTTALYYYKNNILKKHNVTSAEFDSSMVYYLRHADELKKIYEHISERFSSEAKANGSAIGNLANSAFNSANGDTTNVWQADKGIVLTPYAPTNLYSFTLKVDSTYHKGDKLLLAFDAQFIYQDGVRDGVCVVSVTYNNDSIASQTVRMSSSSSYSMEFTDINKYGVKNIKGFFLLGNGSEINAYTSTTLRLMALRDIHLIRMHQKENKKEENSQEVQKDSLAIRREE, from the coding sequence ATGAGTATATCTTTAATCTTGTTTGTGACATGCAAACCAGGTGTACCTAATCGTTATATTCAACCTTCAGAGCTTGGAGATATTCTTTATGAGTATCACTTAGCAGAAGGAATCACATCGCTTAAAAACGACACTACTGCCCTTTACTATTATAAGAACAATATTCTTAAGAAGCATAACGTTACTTCAGCTGAGTTTGATTCATCTATGGTGTATTATCTTCGCCATGCTGATGAATTAAAAAAGATATACGAGCATATCTCAGAACGATTTTCTTCCGAAGCAAAAGCAAATGGCTCTGCAATAGGGAACCTTGCCAATTCTGCGTTTAATAGTGCCAATGGAGATACAACCAACGTGTGGCAAGCAGACAAAGGTATAGTTCTGACACCTTATGCTCCTACAAACCTCTATTCTTTCACGCTAAAAGTAGATTCAACCTATCATAAAGGGGATAAGTTGTTACTTGCTTTTGATGCGCAATTTATTTATCAAGATGGAGTGCGTGATGGTGTTTGCGTGGTGTCAGTAACATATAATAATGATAGTATTGCATCACAAACCGTTCGTATGAGTTCGTCAAGCTCCTATTCAATGGAGTTTACTGACATTAATAAGTATGGTGTCAAGAATATAAAAGGATTCTTCCTCCTTGGCAATGGTTCAGAAATCAATGCTTATACTTCAACAACATTGAGATTAATGGCATTGAGAGATATCCATTTAATACGTATGCATCAGAAAGAAAATAAAAAAGAAGAGAATTCACAAGAGGTACAAAAAGACTCACTAGCTATTAGAAGAGAAGAGTAG
- a CDS encoding acyl-CoA carboxylase subunit beta — MSRQLEKIKELIAKREKARLGGGEKAIEKQHERGKYTARERIDMLVDEGSFEEYDMFKLHRSHNFGMEKKQFLGDGVVAGSATIDGRLVYVYAQDFTVNGGSLSETMSQKICKVMDMAMQNGAPMICVNDSGGARIQEGICALAGYGEIFERNILASGVIPQISAIFGPCAGGAVYSPALTDFTLMTEGTSYMFLTGPKVVKTVTGEDVDAESLGGASVHSTKSGVTHFTAKTEEEGIALIKKLLSYIPSNNMETAPVVECNDPINRMEDSLNEILPEDPNQAYDMYKVITAITDHGEFFEVQPKFAKNIITGFARFNGQSVGIVANQPSAYAGVLDVNASRKGARFVRFCDAFNIPIVSLVDVPGFLPGTGQEYNAVILHGAQLLYAYGEATVPKITINLRKSYGGSHIVMGCKQLRSDLNFAWPSAEIAVMGAGGAVAVLYAKEAKTHEDPRSFLAEKEEEYTEMFANPYQAAQYGYIDDVIEPRNTRFRICRGLAQLANKRQSLPAKKHGCMPM, encoded by the coding sequence ATGAGTAGACAATTAGAAAAGATCAAAGAGCTTATCGCAAAGCGTGAAAAAGCTCGTCTCGGAGGTGGCGAAAAGGCCATAGAAAAACAACATGAACGTGGTAAATATACCGCTCGTGAAAGAATTGACATGTTGGTTGACGAGGGTTCTTTTGAAGAATACGATATGTTTAAGCTTCATCGTAGCCATAACTTCGGCATGGAAAAGAAACAATTCTTAGGAGATGGCGTTGTTGCTGGTAGTGCAACTATAGATGGAAGGCTTGTTTATGTATATGCACAAGACTTTACTGTGAATGGCGGATCATTGTCTGAAACAATGTCTCAAAAGATCTGTAAGGTTATGGATATGGCTATGCAGAACGGAGCTCCTATGATTTGTGTAAACGACTCGGGTGGTGCTCGTATTCAAGAAGGTATTTGTGCGCTTGCAGGTTATGGTGAAATCTTTGAAAGAAACATTCTTGCTAGTGGTGTTATTCCTCAAATCAGCGCAATTTTTGGTCCATGTGCAGGTGGAGCTGTTTACTCACCAGCTCTTACAGACTTTACTCTTATGACTGAAGGAACATCATATATGTTCTTAACTGGTCCTAAAGTGGTGAAGACTGTTACTGGAGAAGATGTTGATGCTGAAAGCCTTGGTGGTGCAAGTGTACACTCAACAAAGAGTGGTGTTACTCACTTTACCGCTAAAACTGAAGAAGAAGGCATCGCACTTATTAAGAAATTATTAAGCTATATCCCTTCTAATAATATGGAAACTGCACCTGTAGTAGAGTGCAATGACCCAATTAATAGAATGGAAGATTCATTAAATGAAATATTACCAGAAGATCCTAACCAAGCATACGATATGTATAAAGTTATCACTGCGATAACTGATCATGGTGAGTTCTTCGAAGTTCAACCTAAATTTGCTAAGAACATCATTACAGGTTTTGCACGTTTCAATGGACAAAGCGTTGGTATCGTTGCGAATCAACCTTCTGCTTATGCAGGTGTTCTTGATGTAAATGCTTCTAGAAAGGGTGCTCGTTTCGTTCGTTTCTGTGACGCTTTTAATATTCCAATTGTGTCTTTAGTTGACGTTCCTGGATTCTTACCTGGAACAGGACAAGAATATAACGCTGTAATTCTTCATGGTGCGCAACTTCTTTATGCTTATGGAGAAGCTACTGTGCCTAAAATTACGATAAACTTACGTAAGAGTTATGGTGGTTCTCATATCGTGATGGGTTGTAAACAATTACGTTCAGACTTAAACTTCGCATGGCCCTCTGCTGAAATCGCAGTGATGGGAGCAGGTGGAGCGGTTGCAGTTCTTTATGCAAAAGAAGCTAAGACACACGAAGATCCACGTTCTTTCCTTGCAGAAAAGGAAGAAGAATATACAGAAATGTTTGCTAATCCTTATCAAGCAGCACAATATGGCTATATTGACGATGTGATTGAACCACGCAATACACGTTTCCGTATTTGTAGAGGTTTGGCTCAATTGGCAAATAAACGTCAATCATTGCCAGCTAAGAAACATGGTTGTATGCCAATGTAA
- a CDS encoding molecular chaperone DnaK: MTIKTQYSDEELEEFRTIINEKIAIARQSYDEMIRQLMNADSNDVDDTSPKYKALEEGSTTQSKEELVEMANRQNKFIQGLEAALVRIKNKTYGIDRITGELIPKERLRAVPHATLSVASKQMRKK; encoded by the coding sequence ATGACTATAAAAACTCAGTATAGTGATGAAGAGTTGGAAGAATTCCGCACTATAATCAATGAAAAAATTGCTATTGCTCGTCAGAGTTATGATGAGATGATAAGACAATTAATGAATGCAGATAGTAATGATGTTGATGATACATCTCCTAAATACAAAGCTTTAGAAGAGGGAAGTACCACTCAATCTAAAGAAGAGTTGGTTGAGATGGCGAATCGACAGAATAAGTTTATTCAAGGATTAGAGGCAGCTTTAGTTCGCATCAAGAATAAAACTTATGGTATAGATAGGATCACTGGTGAGCTAATTCCTAAAGAACGCTTACGTGCAGTGCCTCATGCTACTTTGAGTGTAGCATCAAAGCAAATGAGAAAAAAATAA